In one window of Nesterenkonia sandarakina DNA:
- a CDS encoding bifunctional hydroxymethylpyrimidine kinase/phosphomethylpyrimidine kinase: MSPLSPRSIPNILSIAGTDPTGGAGIQADLKSIAAHRGYGMCAVTALVAQNTQGVREIHLPPVSFLRAQLDAVSEDVAIDAIKIGMLGTEDTIRAVDDWLDSLGARGDGGGSDLLGSAHGDRGAGTRSLPVLVLDPVMVATSGDRLLDAAAESALLEFLHRADLITPNVPELALLAGEEPAGDPEGLIAQARTVADTHQVVVLAKGGHLDDASAQELVVDTLVYPAQAGLRPDEEQFVSPRIHTQNTHGTGCSVSAALATLAARGLSFSAALPVVKEWMTEALQDSERLDVGQGHGPIQHFAQLWGGSAAQ, from the coding sequence ATGAGCCCTCTGTCACCGCGCAGCATCCCGAACATCCTCTCGATCGCCGGCACCGACCCCACCGGAGGGGCCGGGATCCAGGCGGACCTGAAGAGCATCGCCGCGCATCGTGGCTACGGGATGTGCGCGGTGACCGCGCTGGTGGCGCAGAACACCCAGGGGGTGCGGGAGATCCACCTGCCTCCGGTGAGCTTCCTGCGTGCCCAGCTGGATGCGGTCTCCGAAGATGTCGCAATCGACGCGATCAAGATCGGCATGCTGGGCACGGAGGACACCATCCGCGCCGTGGACGACTGGCTCGACAGCCTCGGTGCGCGCGGTGACGGCGGCGGCAGTGATCTCCTCGGCAGTGCCCACGGCGACCGCGGGGCTGGCACCCGGTCTTTGCCGGTGCTGGTGCTGGACCCGGTCATGGTCGCGACCTCCGGTGACCGACTGCTCGACGCCGCCGCAGAGTCTGCGCTGCTGGAGTTTCTGCACCGGGCGGATCTGATCACCCCGAACGTGCCGGAGCTGGCGCTGCTGGCCGGGGAGGAGCCCGCCGGTGATCCCGAGGGCCTGATCGCCCAGGCTCGCACCGTGGCCGATACGCACCAGGTGGTGGTCCTGGCCAAGGGCGGGCACCTGGATGACGCCTCGGCGCAGGAACTCGTGGTGGACACCCTGGTCTACCCTGCCCAGGCCGGTCTGCGCCCGGATGAGGAGCAGTTCGTCTCGCCCAGGATCCACACCCAGAACACGCACGGGACCGGATGTTCGGTCTCGGCGGCCCTGGCGACCCTGGCAGCCCGGGGCCTTAGCTTCTCGGCCGCGCTGCCGGTGGTCAAGGAGTGGATGACCGAAGCTCTGCAGGACTCTGAACGCCTCGACGTC
- a CDS encoding gamma-glutamyltransferase, giving the protein MQPKNRPPRPHLLPPHRTGTRPAHSARFRSQAIRATAVLASFGLLSACAAEEEPPPPPPPAPSGTPEEPTSTPEPVEDTLTQQGVSAGHPLAVEAGEQVLTEGGNSVDAAIAAAFAMSVVEPFASGLGGGGSVVIAGQDGDPLFYDYREMVGVDGEIPETGIGAPGFVAGMGRLHQEHGSLEWDRLIQPAQQLASEGFEVYDFLATRMTEDLGPEAIAGVQPFEVDGEPLEAGDQLVQTELAGTLETLAAEGWESFYTGSLAEQLTQVEGIDAQTLADYEVTAAEPVSGEFGDYQVLAAAPALPGPALVQLLQIAESQGVAELEPGSAEYVQTLSEAWLVAEETVLTEIGDPAFVEVPVEEITDAESNAAREVSTQSAAQDPGQDSAQAQGDAPQAQADIPQAQAPQDANTTHVSVVDDEGIMVSMTNTLTNFWGAGEVSGGFFLNNQLSRFEAVDSPANRPEPGRKSVTWSMPTIVLDDQQRPVLGIGTPGGHQILNIMGTVLTQWGLQDAPLQEAVDGLRFRLIAEDELLVLDDEPDEQTREALEDLGWELQVWPDEWGGFGSVQALEVDYETGEVAGADDDRRVGSHTVID; this is encoded by the coding sequence ATGCAGCCGAAGAACCGCCCGCCGCGCCCACATTTGCTCCCGCCGCACCGGACAGGGACCCGACCGGCGCACAGCGCGCGGTTCCGCAGCCAAGCCATCCGAGCCACGGCGGTGCTGGCCAGCTTCGGTCTGCTCTCCGCCTGCGCCGCCGAGGAGGAGCCCCCGCCACCACCGCCGCCGGCACCCAGCGGAACCCCTGAAGAACCCACCAGCACCCCTGAGCCGGTGGAGGACACCCTCACCCAGCAGGGAGTCAGCGCGGGACACCCGCTCGCCGTCGAGGCTGGAGAACAGGTCCTCACCGAGGGCGGGAACTCCGTGGACGCCGCCATCGCCGCGGCCTTCGCGATGTCGGTGGTCGAACCCTTCGCATCGGGTCTCGGCGGCGGCGGATCGGTGGTCATCGCCGGACAGGACGGGGACCCGCTCTTCTATGACTACCGCGAGATGGTCGGTGTGGACGGGGAGATCCCAGAGACCGGCATCGGCGCCCCCGGCTTCGTCGCCGGCATGGGACGCCTGCACCAGGAGCACGGCAGCCTGGAGTGGGACCGATTGATCCAGCCTGCCCAGCAGCTCGCCTCCGAGGGCTTCGAGGTCTATGACTTTCTGGCCACCCGGATGACCGAGGACCTCGGCCCCGAGGCGATCGCCGGAGTCCAACCCTTCGAGGTCGACGGCGAGCCGCTGGAGGCCGGAGACCAGCTGGTCCAGACCGAGCTCGCCGGCACGCTGGAGACCCTCGCCGCCGAGGGCTGGGAGTCCTTCTACACCGGCAGCCTCGCCGAGCAGCTGACCCAGGTCGAGGGCATCGACGCGCAGACCCTGGCTGACTATGAGGTCACCGCCGCCGAGCCGGTCTCCGGGGAGTTCGGCGACTACCAGGTCCTCGCGGCCGCACCGGCGCTGCCCGGCCCGGCCCTGGTGCAGCTGCTCCAGATCGCCGAGTCCCAGGGCGTCGCGGAGCTCGAGCCGGGGTCCGCCGAGTACGTCCAGACCCTCTCCGAGGCCTGGCTGGTCGCGGAGGAGACCGTGCTCACCGAGATTGGGGACCCCGCCTTCGTCGAGGTCCCGGTCGAGGAGATCACCGACGCGGAGTCCAACGCCGCCAGGGAGGTCTCCACACAGTCCGCGGCGCAGGATCCCGGTCAGGATTCCGCGCAGGCTCAGGGGGATGCTCCCCAGGCGCAGGCTGACATCCCCCAGGCGCAGGCGCCGCAGGACGCCAACACCACGCATGTCTCGGTGGTCGACGATGAGGGCATCATGGTCTCGATGACCAACACGCTGACGAACTTCTGGGGCGCCGGTGAGGTCAGCGGAGGGTTCTTCCTGAACAACCAGCTCAGCAGGTTCGAAGCAGTGGACTCTCCGGCGAACCGACCCGAGCCGGGCCGGAAGTCCGTGACCTGGTCGATGCCCACCATCGTCCTGGATGACCAGCAGCGTCCGGTCCTGGGCATCGGCACCCCCGGGGGGCATCAGATCCTGAACATCATGGGCACCGTGCTCACCCAGTGGGGGCTCCAGGACGCACCGCTGCAGGAGGCCGTGGACGGACTGCGTTTCCGGCTCATCGCAGAAGATGAGCTCCTGGTCCTCGACGACGAGCCGGACGAGCAGACCCGGGAGGCACTCGAGGACCTCGGCTGGGAGCTGCAGGTGTGGCCCGATGAATGGGGCGGCTTCGGCTCGGTCCAGGCGCTCGAGGTCGACTATGAGACCGGAGAGGTCGCCGGAGCTGATGATGACCGGCGCGTGGGCAGCCACACCGTGATCGACTGA
- a CDS encoding DUF418 domain-containing protein: MLSSQARGLSRLYALDVARAAAVFGMIIVNVGPYNDDGWASWIVRALNGRASILFVVLAGIGVTFLARRSLTKGITRRSTLLWRGLLLLGLGLGLQTLEHGVNVILSTYAALFFLAAFMVKMSTRWLFFSAAASALLGPVLWILARQSTDFHIEPAQIGDSPFQILGAILISGPYPLVVWIAPFFLGVWLGRQPLGNAKVQRRLVYLGAITGFGAFGASEVLVRVLGEPDTSEVGFDRLISAVGHSQMPLWLISSSGSAVMVLGILLIVVPYFNQRIRLLVAVGQMPLTAYTAHLVIIALLIYPGPQEPLQGFLISCAIMLGLILFAVVWMANFRYGPLETLLRKTPAFLRVSYRLPERHRRRQVARPYPRRAKPGSSMEQKPTPS; encoded by the coding sequence ATGCTGAGCTCCCAAGCTCGCGGACTGAGTCGTCTGTATGCCCTCGATGTGGCGCGGGCCGCGGCGGTCTTCGGCATGATCATCGTCAATGTCGGCCCGTACAACGACGACGGCTGGGCCTCGTGGATCGTGCGGGCGCTCAACGGTCGGGCCTCGATCCTCTTCGTGGTCCTCGCCGGCATCGGCGTCACGTTTCTGGCTCGCCGCTCGCTGACCAAGGGCATCACCCGGCGCAGCACGCTGCTCTGGCGCGGACTGCTGCTGCTGGGCCTGGGGCTGGGGCTGCAGACCCTGGAGCACGGGGTCAACGTGATCCTCTCCACCTACGCCGCACTGTTCTTCCTGGCCGCCTTCATGGTCAAGATGTCCACCCGGTGGCTGTTCTTCTCCGCCGCCGCCTCGGCGCTGCTGGGCCCGGTGCTGTGGATCCTGGCGCGGCAGAGCACCGATTTTCACATCGAGCCGGCTCAGATCGGTGACTCCCCGTTCCAGATCCTGGGTGCCATCCTGATCTCCGGGCCTTACCCTCTGGTGGTCTGGATCGCGCCGTTCTTCCTCGGGGTCTGGCTGGGCCGTCAGCCGCTGGGCAACGCGAAGGTGCAGCGGCGCCTGGTCTACCTCGGAGCCATCACCGGGTTTGGCGCCTTCGGGGCCTCCGAGGTGCTGGTCCGGGTCCTGGGCGAGCCGGACACCTCTGAGGTCGGCTTCGACCGCCTGATCTCCGCGGTGGGCCATTCTCAGATGCCGCTGTGGCTGATCAGCTCCAGCGGCAGCGCGGTGATGGTGCTGGGGATCCTGCTCATCGTCGTGCCCTATTTCAACCAGCGGATCCGGCTGCTGGTCGCGGTGGGGCAGATGCCGCTCACCGCCTATACCGCGCACCTGGTGATCATCGCGCTGTTGATCTACCCCGGGCCCCAGGAGCCGCTTCAGGGCTTCTTGATCAGCTGCGCGATCATGCTGGGGCTGATCCTCTTCGCCGTGGTCTGGATGGCGAACTTCCGCTACGGCCCACTGGAGACGCTGCTGCGCAAGACGCCGGCCTTCCTGCGAGTCAGCTACCGCCTCCCCGAACGGCACCGTCGCCGTCAGGTCGCCCGCCCCTACCCGCGCCGGGCGAAGCCCGGATCATCCATGGAACAGAAGCCGACGCCTTCCTGA